The Lycium barbarum isolate Lr01 chromosome 4, ASM1917538v2, whole genome shotgun sequence nucleotide sequence AGTAATCCTTTTTAATATTACTCAATTCTCAAAAAAACATAATAAATAGGGATAGTTTAGTAGACTCTACAtggtatttattgatttcttatTGGTTTTGATTTTTGCTAAgaggacacttattttgggacggagggagtatttgtgTTCTGCATCTTGAAAATTGATGAAACTTATAATtggttttttctttaaaacatacTACATCTAATTTGGAATCTAGAGTTTGGGTGGCTATTGGATTGTGTCGGTCGCATTGAGCAATAAAAAGGGGCAGGGGCtgcccggtgcacaaagcatcctgGGTTAGCAAAGGTCGGAGAAAGGCTGCATCCCAAGGGATGTGATGTAAAAAGTCTACCATAATGCAAGCATTAGTTGTTACTTTTAGGATTCTAACTCGTGACTTGTAGGTCACACAAGAACAACTTTACCGTTACTCTAAGGCTCCATTCCGTGCTTAGCAGAGAAAACTCAGAGTGTAAGGCTGGTTAATGGATAATAAACAAAACCAAGAATATATACTTTCATTAATTAAACATAAGATATGTACTCTAATAAAATGTGTGCTATTGCTAAAATAGACCACACGACTAACTGAATAAAATGGGAGAAGACGTGTTGGGAAGTCCAAGAGCCTCGCACTCCCTCCCGTTTTCAGATCACCTTACTATGGCTTTCCATTTTCCCATCTCATTGTTCCTATTTCCAGAAATTCCAAATTTTATTTCTACTTATCAGGTAATTCTTCATTTTATTTGTTAATCATGATCAGATCTCCACATTCTGTGCTTTCTATCTGTTCTTTTTCCTTCTTGGGATGAACTTTCAATCTTTTCATTTGTTGATGTTAAGCGTTTCCCTTATGAGATGATGGCATTGATCAAATTCTCCTTTTTTCCCACTCAACCCAAAATTTTTTATTCCTCCCTCagatttaatttgtttgtcttactttcaacggaaaagggcctaaaatgcccTCGAACTATGGGATTTGGTACAAAAATGTCTCCGTTTACCTTTGCGCTATAAATGCCCCTGCGGTCAACCTATTTGGCCTAAATTGCCCTCATTTTTTACGGCGGCCTAATAGATGGACAGAAGGCAATATTGTACCAAATCCCATAGTTTAGgggcattttaggcccttttccgaacAAATAATTAAATTTTTTGTTTATTATGTGGCACGTTTTAATTGGTTAGTTTTAAAATTAACCTAAACTAATTATATCCCAACACCAAATTCAGATCCACCTAACCTGCCCCGATTTAAAATGGTGACTGTAGCAACATCCATCCCCGCCAGTGAGCCAGCCACCATTAATCTCCATCGTCCTTTCCTCTATTGAAACAACCTAAAACCTCCATTAAAATCACCACCGTAACACCGTTAATCCAAACGGCCCATTGAGCCACCATTAACTAGCCAGTATTCTTGGCTGGTGGTTCTATGTAAACAAATAATCTAATCTGTTAAAAGAACGGATTATTAATTGAACTGCATGGATGGTTATCTCAGGCAATTATGAAgtgtaatattttttaaaatgaatATTTCCGGATAATCATTTTTGCCACATGAACATTCCCATTAATTTCCCTTATACAGTTACTGGGTTTCAAGTGAAATTAAGAGTAATCAATTCCACCACATGAACATTCCCATTAATTTCTCTTATATAGTTACTGGGTTTCAAGTGAAATTCAGGGTTCCTTATATAGTTACTGGGTTTCAAGTGAAATTAAGGGTAATTAAAACCACCACCATAACACTGTCAAGAATATTGGCTATTTAATGGTGGCTCGATGGGCCATTTGGATGAGCGTTGTTACGGTGGTGGTTTTAATAGAGGTTTTGGGTTGTTTCAATAGAGGAAAGGACGGTGGAGATTAATGGTGGCCCACCGGCGGGGACAGATACTGCTACAATCACCATTTTTAGTCGGGGCGGGTTAGGTGGATTCGAATTTTGTGTTGGGATATAATTAGTTTAGGTTAATTTTAAAACTAACTAATTAAAACGtgcaacataataaataaaaaatttaattattttttcggaaaagggcctaaaatacccctgaactatggGATTTGGTACAATATTGCCTTATTTCCATCTATTAGGCTGAAAATACCCCTGCCGTTAAAAATAAGGGCATTTTAGAGCGGAAAGGTAAACGGGGGCATTTTTGTACCAAATCCCATAGTTCAAgggcattttaggcccttttccgtactTTCAATTGTAGTCCGATTAAAAAAGAATGCTTCTTTTCTTTTGTGGCAACTCGTTACTTCTAACTTTCCACATGGTATGtctaagaccacaagattaaagggcatttGGGTACATTATACAAATATTTCATTTAAGACCACAACATTCAAAAGTCTTGTTTACTTTTAGAACTTCATGTCAAGTCGAAACCAAACAAACAAGTTGAAACGGTGGGAGTAACAAATTAACTGTAATAGATCGTTTGGTAGGATGTATTAGAGAAAATAATAAATCTATTAGTTTTGGTATTATTAATCTCTTGTTTGATAGTGTTTTTCAACctaatacatgtattagttatacacCTTATtcagtactccctccgtccatttttacttgtcctgtaTTGACTTGATACACCCTTAAGGAGCCATAAATAGAATGAAAATTTTACTATATCACTCCTAATTAATATTAAGTCAtctaatgattgaaatcaatcaaacatTCTTTAAAAGTTGTGCAGTCACTAACAATTCGTTGAAGTTTTCAAAACAGGTatgaaatggtaaattatctcttgatttttcaaactgaaCAAGTAAAATTTGACATCTGTTTTTAGTATagaggacaagtaaaaatggacggaggtaGTGCTATTCTTATACAACAACACAAGAGTTATTAATACATGGATAAGCATGGTTAAAGACAAAACTGCTCTTAATGCACCAAATCAAACCGTGGATAATAAGTAATCCAGTATATTACTAATACACCCTATACAATACTGTTCTTATACACTCTACCAAATGACTCCTAAGTGTtgagatatgtatgattattttCAACGTTCAAATATCTTATGCTGCTGTAAAAACAGTGTCTATATATGTTCAACTTTGCCTGTGGAGGATGTTAAACTGTTCGATTAATCTTTATTTAAATTTACACTCTAATTTTTAGTTTTTTGGCTTCTATATATTCATCTGTTTATTGCTAGTTGCTAGTGAactcaggggcggagccaagtggTGGCCAGGGTGTTCACTCGAACCCCCTTTGGCAAAAAATAACCATGTAtacacaaggttaaaattattttttatgtataaatagtagatgttgaacctccTTGGCTTCCTCGTTTCTTgctcttttatatttttgaacccctttAGTGAAAATCTTGACTCCGCCACTGAGTGAACTTGCATTTTCAAAATAATCGATCAATCTGCTATCTAACTCGTTGAACATCAATTTTTGCTCAGCTTCTAAGCAATGTCATCGTCAGAGAAACCGGAAAAGGGTGGAAGATTTTTCCGGAACAAAGACAAGGAGGATAAAGAAGATGAAAAAAAGGATGGTGGATTTGTTGAGAAAGTTAAGGACTTCATCGAAGATGTTGGTGAAAAAATTGAGGAAAAAGTAGGATTTGGGAAACCAACAGCAGATGTTACTGCAGTTCACTTCCCTCATATCAATCTTAAAAAGGCTGAAATAGTAGCAGATGTGCTACTGAAAAACCCAAACTCCATTCCAATCCCTCTCATCGACATAAACTACTTGATCGAGAGTGATGGAAGGAAACTGGTTTCTGGAATGATCCCTGATGCTGGAACAATCCATGCACTCGGTTCAGAAACTGTCAAAATACCCGTTAATTTGGTTTATGATGACATAAAAAGTACGTATCGTGATATAAAGCCTGGAAGCATCATTCCCTATAGGATCAAGGTAGACCTCATTGTTGATGTACCTGTTTTTGGTAGGCTAACTTTGCCTCTTGAGAAAAAGGGCGAGATTCCTGTACCTCACAAGCCGGATATTGATCTTGAGAAGATCCATTTTAAGAAATTCTCTTCCGAAGAAACGGTTGCTGTTCTTAAATTGAAGTTAGAAAACAAGAATGACTTTGACCTAGCGCTTAATGGACTTGATTATGATGTTTGGCTATCCGATGTCAACATTGGTGGTGCTGAGCTCGAGAAATCTGCTAAGATTGGAAAAAATGGAATCAGCTACATGGATCTTCCTATAATGTTCAGGCCGAAGGATTTTGGTTCTGCTCTTTGGGACATGCTCAGAGGGAGAGGTACTGGCTACACCATGAAAGGTCATATTAATGTGGACACGCCATTTGGAGCAATGAAGTTACCTATCAACAAGGAGGATGGCACAACCTGTCtcaagaagaaaaaagaagacgGGGGATCagatgatgatgaagatgagGTTTGTCATTTTTTTCAGCTTTAGAAACTTCGTGTCACCTTTCGTTTAAttcatttatatgaatatttctattttaCTTGTTGATTTACATGCGTATATACTTCTCTCCTGACTGAGTAAACAATCTGTTGGAAGAAACATGAATAACAAATGTCTTCGGATATGTGTTTATCTTTACATGTGAAAGAAGGGTGTGTAGTCTAAAGAAACATGAAATACAATTCTTTTCTATCCTTCAAACACTGTATTCTTACAGTCATATCAAGTCACCGATGTGGGGCTCATAATGTGTGTAACGACTCCTCTTTGCATTGGGAATGCATTTTTTAATTATCATTGTGTTTTATTTTACATTCAACCAATATATTTGTTGCTTCAATAACAATCTGCACCACCTCAGTATATTCTTGATAGCTTCCAAGTCTTCACTACATGGCAGTATTAATTGGAGTTACTTAAGCATTTGCTTTGTATTTACAGGATTAATTGGAGTTGGGGATCACCTTTGCAAGAGGAACACTAAGGCCATCAACATTTGCCGGTCCCAAAGTAACTGTCACAAAGGCGTGCGTGTGATATTTGTCTACCTAGAAAGAGGCTTGGAATTATTTCAACTGATATTTTGCAAAGGGACTAGTTGGTTCATGAGTCATTCATCTTATCTGCTGACATAACCATTCTGAATTCTCCATGACTTCATTCTTATCTTTTGTCATATGACAAATCTGTACTAGTATGATAAAAATAAGAACCAGAAGATAAATACATCATCTCTTTCTGAAAGGAAAGTTGCCTGGGTGTCTTGCTGGAGCCTAATTAACCTACCTGTGTGTTTGATTACATAATGTTTTTTCTCTAGCATGGACTTTCTATGCAAATTAGTTTCTTGTGTATACTTCGAGGTAGTGACGGATCCAGAATTTTTACTAAGGGGGttcgaaaaataaaaatgtagcGCCTTGAAATTGAACTTGGAACCTCAAGGTAAATTTTGAATCCCCTTAACCACTGAGCCAACCTTTAGTATTGTGTTAAGgtattcaaaatctatatatgtacataaaaaataaaaaaattaccttatatatacaatgtaattttttgccgaagaggtcgggtgaacaccctcaacCCCTCCTAGATCCGCCCCTGCTTTAAGGGTTCCTGACGCCCCGAGTTAAATCGGACTGAAAATACCTTTTTTCATTTATAAGTAAGGTGGCATCTCAATAGTGTCGCTAGCCCGTCAACTTAATAACATGAGTCGTTATGGAATAGCCTTTAGTAGGCTTTCTCGTTTAGAAGGACCTTCTAGCCCGTAGACTTTATAGCGGACCTATCTTGCTGACGTACAATTaggatattttatgtatatagttGTGTTTGCCTACACTTTGGAACTTGGCGCCCCTATTAGAGTAAGGCATGCTCTAAAACTTAGATTCACTCGTTGTTGTCTTTAGCTAAACTATTCTAGACAGTCAAGTGATTAGCCTATCTCGCACTACATTCGAACCTTTGATAAACTCATTATTGGTTTCTGTCTCATGAGATCCCTTCTTCTCACTATATTCATTCTCAATTTTCCTTCTgcaattcaaaattttcataatttaATTTTATCAAAATGATTTCTCATACTTTTCAACACCTCATCACTTACACTTATAAAATATAATACAAATAGAACTACGAATATCTTAAAGGTCAAGATGATCGTAGATATAGAACAGTTAAGGCatagcaaaaaaataaataaattaagatcTAAACTACTGCATcaacaaaataaaattaaaatgacTATATAAGAAGAAGATTAAAACAAATATATTTTGTTACATCTCAATAAATAATTCGATAGTTAAAGAATCCGGTTTGTGACTATAGAATAAAATGACTATATTTGACTGCATCATGATCAAGCACACGAATCTGCTTCGTCATATGATCTCACTTAGGCCACTCATGTAATCCACAATTCAGAATTACGAATAATCATTTTGTTAGTATTAAAAAAAGATTGTGTTTGGCCATTTTATTTTCAGAAGTGTTTTTGGCATCCCCAAAGCTTAGCCAAATAAAGCCACAAGTCAATTTGGAAACTAATAAAAAGTCAACATTAAAAAGAATGGAATGGACAAAAATATTAAGTGACAAGCTAATATAAAGTCAGTTTGACAATATAATTATTAATGGTATTAAGAAGTGAAACATCCAATAAAAAAATAGGGAACGAACAAAATTATTGAACTACTGTATGATATGTTTATtttcttcaaacaaaaaaaatattttgttaagATATTATGATTGAATGTACCCTAAAATTAGAACAAATAATATGATCTCAGTTGACAAGTAATATCCAGCAGTATGCATAATTTAATGTGGTCGTTAAGCGGTCTTTAATAATAAAAGTTTATTCATCCTCGGTGTTTACCTTAAATCATACTAATTTACTTTTGTTAATTTATAAATAAAGGAGAAAATGTGTAATTAATTAGTATTTTGATGATCACAATGTATATAAAGACATATGACAAGTTTTTATTAGTTTGATATAAACAACAATGTGGTTAAGTTTTTACTATttactttttatattatttttacatCGCATAGGAAGCAAAATTacaattttaattttattaagaTAATTAGgttaattttctcaaacaaacaAGATATAACAATTATAAATAATTAACTCTTTTAATATCGACCGCGTATCGCGCGGGTAAGTATACTAGTATCATATATAAAAAGAAAGATTAAAACAAATATATTTTGTTACATCTCAATAAATAATTCGATAGTTAAAGAATCTGGTTTGTGACTATAGAATAAAATGACTATATTTGACTGCATCCTGATCAAGCATATGAACCTGCTTTGTCATATGATCACACTTAGGCCACTCATGTAATCGACAATTCAGAACTACGAATATTCAGAAGTAATGATCCTTCATAAAAATACATTGCCATCATCTCCTTTGCTTGTAGTTCAACAATTCAAATAGTACATGAAGATATTTCTTAGCGTCTGTTTTCCTATAATAAAGTACCAAAATAACAACACCACGAGAAGAAAAAAAGGTCAAAATGTAAAATTAAGCTTTAAAATATTGTACAAGTAAGTGCATTCACCTAGGTGGTGACCCAATTATGTTCGATTCTGCGGGCTCTGAGCCAATTGAATGACTTGTGATGTTTTACTAGTCAACTTCTTGGCTAAACTGACGAATTGGGTAGTGTAAggccccagaaaatttcatgtaaCTTTAATTAGACGACGTGAAGCAAATAGCTAAAAATACACTAAGTTACCTCGACTGTCATTTCTCCAATTGAATTTAGCCAAGAAGTTGACTAGTAAGACGTCACAAGTCATCCAATTGGCTCGGAGCCTGCAGAATCGTACATAATTGGGTCACCACCTAGCTAAATGCACTTGTATAATTTTCTTAAAGCTTAATTATcatttaaaagaaatatttggaATAGAGGGTAATCTAGATTAATATACACAGTTTCTAGAAGGGAAAACAAAGTAATATTAAATTTCAGAATGTGCTTTACATACTGTAATGTAGAATAGGAGTGATTCTACAAGATATCATATCAATAGTCATAACTCATAAGGTACCAGATTGCAGTTCTTGTTATTTGGTCAGTTTGGTAGAATTTATGGTAAACAGAGATGGTCTGAACAGTCTGAACCTAAAGTAGTCAGAGATGTAAATGTACAAAATACAATGTGGGTTAGATACATAGAACTGTAAATTTACAAGGAAATAAAAAAGAACACGTGAATATTCACTCAAAAAATAGTTAAGTTAATGATATTGCAGTCTTAATTTCAATTAGTATTAGTGTACGTTACGTTGATTATTGAATTTTCAGTTTTCTGCCTAATTTGATTCATTTTCTTTAATTGAACGTCACAGTCTTTAATGTGTGTTCATGCATTTTTATGTACATCAGCACATGCACCCACCACCGACCTCTTTATTATTCTTACGTTTAAGGTCACATTCAGCGACATAATTAACTATTATTATTCCTTTGATTAGTCTTTCTTTTTTGGTAAAACTTGTCAACTTTGCCTTGGATTAGTCTTTCTTTTTTGGTAAAAGTTGCTTAACACTTGCTCTATTTTTAATCAATTCCTCGAAGATTCAACGTCAATAttcttttttccccttttttcgCATGTGAAAAAACTGTGGTCAGGAATGGTAAATCTTCCCAACTTTAGATGCATAGCACAATTAAAGTCTTAATTTAATCATCTGAAAATAAGATGGATTATTCTAATATCTAGACAGCAAAATtctgatttcaaaaaaaaaaaaaatctatttacaGAAAACATGTAAAATGAAAAATACTTCTAAATTTTGATTCATTACTTAATTTCTTTACGTGTGCTCCttccggtccaaaataattgatgttTTAGGCTTGGACAGGTTAATTAAAGAATTCACTTACTCCTAAAAACTAAATCAagttttgactaaactacccttaattatgattttcttttatttttaggtTGGCATATACAGGGGGGATTTAGAGGGTGCCGAGGGTTTCACCCGAACatcctcggcaaaaaattacagtgtatatatagggtagattttctgtctttatgtacatatattaacttttgaataccctgaatagatgcaaaaggttagctcaagcgtTTCAGGTTGTTCAAAATTGTTTCTAGTGTATGTTCGATTTCCAtcgacaacattattttttatatttagcttttatgTTTTTTTGAATCCCCTGAATGAAAATCTTGCATCCGCCGGGGGCATATATAATCGTCATAGGGATAAGGACTATGTCAAGGCCAAATTTGAGAAAAACAATAAACAATTAAAGACTTTCTTGATTGTGTGAAACATTAATTATTTTGGATCAACTTTTAAAGACTAAAATATCAATTATTTTGAACTGGAGGGTGTATTAGTTATCTTGAAGCGGAAAgacagccaaaaaaaaaaaaatctcttttacTTTGAATGAATTTTCCTTTAGTTACAAATTATGTTACGTAAAAGCATCACGATAAGGGCCTTCTGGTTTATTTGTTACTTTTTCTATTAATTCTGATGTACTTGTAGGCGGTGGAAGAACCATAATTTtcattaagggcctgtttggaaagtcactcatgtaattggaattgagtgtaattacacagtttgatatATTTGTCAGGTCAAGTAATTACATGATCAGCATGTAATTGGgtgcagtgttttaaaaggcagttctgGGACTCGCCCGGGGCGGGGCACTAGCAAAATGCCCCAGGGCTCACGTGCGGGGCTTAATTCCTGCGAGGCTTACACCCTAAGTGCCCgattgtacgccctaaacacgcctaacgcccaacgctcggggctcgcctaacagttcttacacaattacatattaaattccttaattaaaactgttgaccctcataattctttaacaaatgattgATACTTAATAATTTTCCATTTAccgaaataagaagattgggcataactcaaataacaagtcgtagtattgcatatttactatatgagaacatcgtgagggtgaatatcacttaatatttcttttaagaatacataaccgaattgtgaattttcacttgtcattggtcttttgtcctatgtatcaaaattatcatattttattatttctctatttgaaagtaattttatttttattcatgaaggagttacgtttcaattataatactgataaagttgtttatagggagatacaatgaatagtatgatagtaatattgttttaacaaattgtgattttttcattgtttgaaagttaagatgttagagttgatttgtatttcataatagcttttatttcattgtattgtttatacttgtaaggttatatatatatatatatatatacttttcttttatttttatgtaattttacctatttaaaaatatttattataattatattattttatgaaatacaaaaaattaaatacccatggggcttacgccccgtgcttcggggcttacgcctcaccgaggcatatgtaaaacaccccgccttacgcccctgcCTTTTTAAACACTGATTGGGTGTAAGCGAGAGGTAGTAATTACACTCTTTAATTCTCGAGAGTgggttgagaattgggtgtaattacaagGCCACttctt carries:
- the LOC132638512 gene encoding uncharacterized protein LOC132638512 yields the protein MSSSEKPEKGGRFFRNKDKEDKEDEKKDGGFVEKVKDFIEDVGEKIEEKVGFGKPTADVTAVHFPHINLKKAEIVADVLLKNPNSIPIPLIDINYLIESDGRKLVSGMIPDAGTIHALGSETVKIPVNLVYDDIKSTYRDIKPGSIIPYRIKVDLIVDVPVFGRLTLPLEKKGEIPVPHKPDIDLEKIHFKKFSSEETVAVLKLKLENKNDFDLALNGLDYDVWLSDVNIGGAELEKSAKIGKNGISYMDLPIMFRPKDFGSALWDMLRGRGTGYTMKGHINVDTPFGAMKLPINKEDGTTCLKKKKEDGGSDDDEDED